The Panicum virgatum strain AP13 chromosome 5K, P.virgatum_v5, whole genome shotgun sequence genome has a window encoding:
- the LOC120706661 gene encoding uncharacterized protein LOC120706661: MALAFASHARRLLLAGGGAPARAFHAQPYQAKVGVVEFLNGVGKGVETHAAKLEEAMGGDLQRLLEARTLRLKKLGIPCKHRKLILSFAQKYRLGLWKPRAEPRKVE; this comes from the exons ATGGCCCTCGCGTTCGCATCTcacgcgcgccgcctcctcctcgccggcggtggggctCCGGCGAGAGCGTTCCACGCCCAGCCCTACCAAG CCAAGGTAGGCGTGGTGGAGTTCCTGAACGGCGTGGGGAAGGGGGTGGAGACGCACGCCGCGAAGCTGGAGGAGGCAATGGGCGGCGACCTCCAGAGGCTCCTCGAGGCCCGCACGCTAAGGCTCAAGAAGCTCGGCATCCCCTGCAAGCAT AGGAAGTTGATCTTGAGTTTTGCTCAGAAGTATCGTCTTGGTCTCTGGAAGCCCCGAGCAGAACCAAGGAAAGTTGAATGA
- the LOC120706662 gene encoding 2-oxoglutarate-dependent dioxygenase 11-like — protein MAHENAGGHLQVPNVQALAQTWNGSGEQVPARYVRTEEAGAEVVVAGGCAVPVVDLGRLLDPRSSEEELANLGSACQQGFFQLINHGVADEVIRDVKRDIAEFFKLPLEARKVHAQLPDGLEGYGQVFVFSEAQKLDWSDMLYLMLRPVESRDMRFWPVQPPSFRSSVDRYSAEAAKVVSRLLRFMAVDMGVEPERLLELFGGQPQTMKVTYYPPCRQAGDVLGLSPHTDACAMTLLLHVNDVQGLQIRRDDGKWLAVEPLDGALTVFVGDVIEILSNGKYRSVEHRAVVQPDKERIAAAMFHQPLHSIMVEPLPELVKKDDGGARYKSVGYAEFMRRFFSAKLDGRKSHLDHFRIY, from the exons ATGGCGCACGAGAATGCAGGGGGGCATCTGCAGGTGCCCAACGTGCAGGCACTCGCTCAGACATGGAACGGATCAGGCGAGCAGGTGCCAGCACGCTACGTCAGgacggaggaggccggcgccgaggtggtcgtcgccggcggctgcgCGGTCCCGGTCGTCGACCTCGGCCGGCTGCTCGACCCGCGGTCGTCGGAAGAGGAGCTCGCAAACCTCGGCTCTGCCTGCCAGCAGGGTTTCTTTCAG CTCATCAACCATGGAGTTGCGGACGAGGTGATCCGGGACGTGAAGAGGGACATAGCCGAGTTCTTCAAGCTGCCGCTCGAGGCCAGGAAGGTGCACGCGCAGCTACCGGACGGCCTCGAGGGGTACGGCCAGGTCTTCGTCTTCTCCGAGGCCCAGAAGCTGGACTGGTCCGACATGCTCTACCTCATGCTCCGCCCCGTCGAGTCCCGCGACATGCGCTTCTGGCCCGTCCAGCCTCCGTCTTTCAG GAGCTCCGTGGATCGGTactcggcggaggcggcgaaggTGGTGTCGCGCTTGCTCCGGTTCATGGCCGTGGACATGGGCGTGGAGCCGGAGCGCCTCCTGGAGCTGTTCGGCGGCCAGCCGCAGACCATGAAGGTGACTTACTACCCTCCGTGCCGGCAGGCCGGCGATGTGCTTGGCCTGTCGCCGCACACGGACGCCTGCGCCATGACGCTGCTGCTCCACGTCAACGACGTGCAGGGCCTGCAGATCCGGAGGGACGACGGCAAGTGGCTCGCCGTTGAGCCTCTCGACGGCGCGCTCACCGTCTTCGTCGGTGACGTAATCGAG ATCCTAAGCAACGGGAAGTACAGGAGCGTTGAGCACCGAGCCGTGGTGCAGCCGGACAAAGAGCGCATCGCGGCGGCGATGTTCCACCAGCCGCTGCACAGCATAATGGTGGAACCTCTGCCGGAGCTCGTGAAGAAAGACGACGGCGGAGCACGGTACAAATCTGTGGGCTACGCGGAGTTCATGAGGCGTTTCTTCTCGGCGAAGCTCGACGGACGGAAGAGCCACCTCGACCACTTCCGGATTTACTAG
- the LOC120706663 gene encoding 2-oxoglutarate-dependent dioxygenase 11-like, with amino-acid sequence MAHPKTGGFLPVPNVQALAQTWNSSGELVPDRYVRTEEAVAEEVVAGCALPVVDLGRLLDPRSSAEELANLGSACQHWGYFQLVNHGVPEEVIRDVRRDIAEFFKLLLEAKKACAQLPDDIQGYGQGFVFSEAQKLDWADMIYLKLRPMESRSMRFWPAQPPSFRNSVDWFSTEVAKVTSSLLRLMAVDMGVEPERLLEKFGGQPQTMKVTYYPQCRQAGDVLSLSPHTDACAVTLLLHVNDVQGLQIRRDDGKWHAVEPLEGAFIVNVGDTLEMLSNGKYKSVEHRVTVHPDKERISAAMFHQLFPNATVGPLPELVKGSSGARYRSVDYTDFMKHFFSAKHDNGASHLDHYRI; translated from the exons ATGGCGCACCCAAAAACAGGTGGGTTTCTGCCGGTGCCTAACGTGCAGGCACTCGCGCAGACTTGGAACAGCTCCGGCGAGCTGGTGCCTGACCGGTACGTCAGGACGGAGGAGGCCGTCGCCGAGGAGGTCGTCGCCGGATGCGCGCTTCCAGTCGTGGACCTCGGCAGGCTCCTCGATCCCCGGTCGTCGGCAGAGGAGCTCGCGAACCTCGGCTCTGCCTGTCAGCACTGGGGTTACTTCCAG CTCGTCAACCATGGCGTGCCGGAAGAGGTGATCCGGGACGTGAGGAGAGACATAGCCGAGTTCTTCAAGCTCCTGCTCGAAGCCAAGAAGGCGTGCGCGCAGCTGCCGGACGACATCCAGGGCTACGGCCAGGGCTTCGTCTTCTCCGAGGCGCAGAAGCTGGACTGGGCCGACATGATCTACCTCAAGCTTCGCCCCATGGAGTCGCGGAGCATGAGGTTCTGGCCCGCCCAGCCTCCGTCCTTCAG GAACTCCGTGGATTGGTTCTCGACGGAGGTGGCGAAGGTGACGTCGTCCTTGCTGCGGTTGATGGCGGTGGACATGGGCGTGGAGCCGGAGCGCCTCCTGGAGAAGTTCGGGGGCCAGCCGCAGACCATGAAGGTGACCTACTACCCGCAGTGCAGGCAGGCCGGCGATGTGCTCAGCCTGTCGCCGCACACGGACGCCTGCGCCGTGACGCTGCTGCTCCACGTCAACGATGTGCAGGGCCTGCAAATTAGAAGGGACGATGGCAAGTGGCACGCCGTTGAACCTCTCGAGGGTGCATTCATCGTCAACGTCGGTGACACACTCGAG ATGTTAAGCAACGGCAAGTACAAAAGCGTTGAGCATAGGGTCACGGTGCACCCAGACAAAGAGCGCATCTCCGCGGCGATGTTCCACCAGCTATTCCCGAACGCGACGGTTGGCCCTCTTCCGGAGCTCGTGAAAGGCAGCAGCGGGGCGCGATACAGATCGGTGGATTACACGGATTTCATGAAGCACTTCTTCTCGGCGAAGCATGATAATGGAGCGAGCCACCTTGACCACTACAGGATTTAA